tttttattttttcatttgcaTGACGAAGCCATGATTTTATTGGTTCCGAAATTTCATGTTCGGTAGCTTGCGGGTATTTTAATTGAGAACTGCACctacaaatacgtataaacatttatataacataaatataaacatatacttctcaacatatttttaatttttttaaaccagatgtttaatgaattagatggaaagttaatctaatttttataatttaataactaaatctaatatatgtattatatatatagtatatgcattatgtatagGTTTATTAGTGTAAATATCTATGTGTTTAAGTGTGTGTTTATGTGTTTGTATGTGTgggtatatgtatgtacatatatacttaCTGATAACAACTGAGCAAAGTTTTAAATCCGAAAAGCttttgttgtttttctttctatacCAACTATACtctttcgcaataattattgtaaaaattcgttttattatatttaaaattaactgctttaaatttttaccacCAATTGTTGAAAGTTTATTTATctaagagaataaaaatgtgatagaTGTCATATAAATAAgcagatatataaataactttaaaatttaataaaatttaataatttaactttttaaaaactttataaaaaattaatgtacataatatataattaatatttatatttattttaccaagttattacgataattattatcgatgAGAGCCTCTTCTAATTGATTTAAAGCGTCCTCACTTTCTATTGGAAATTGTgacattacatttatttcattgttttcTGTAGAAAAGTGTGTTGTACTGTTATTTTCATTACGTTCCCATTGTTCATAAAAATCTAATTggttttgtataataaaatctaacTTCTGCTTAAGCACAGAAAAGTTTCTATATTACATTGCGTTTGAATTCATGAAACtctaaaaacaaaacattCAAATAAGTACCAGATTAAacaatagatatatttttattggagAGTTGCCGaagaatattttgtgaatctataatataaaagtttgtgATTGTAGTCCAATAAGTAATGCTATAACATCTTATTTGTAGAAACAAAGATATTTACACCTGGTAGtggcttaaaaattaattgtttaatactattttttaattcttttatctcgtttcttttaaaacagtaatttgttttaaaattatctttattagacattttttttttaaatatgttaagatgttatacacacacatacacacacacaacattttaactttttatataagtatCTGAAGAAGAATCGTGAATATAAAGTATCGTGTTATTTatctaaatcaaaatattaaagtcagaatataatagatatctttattaatttatgtgataaatacctgaagaaaaattagaattttgtgAACTCATGAGCattttatcttcttcttctgatgaaaagttttctttattttcgagTACTTGATGACgtattgtagaattttttaacactTGGGATGCTTTTggataattatctaaaataacaaaaaatgtaataataaaaatatatataattataaaaagtattgtgCTATTTATCTAAATCACAGTATTAAAGTCAGAACATAGTacatatctttattaatttatgtgataaatacctgaagaaaaattagaatattgaGAACTCATGTGCTGCATTTCATTTTCCTGTGCTGATGaaaagttttctttatttttattttcatgacGTAATTTAGAATTCTTCGAAATTTGTAGTACTTGTGGATAAGTAtctattttcctttttttcataGGATTTTGAATTTCTTCTTCGCTACTTGATGATGAAAAAACTTTTGCTGCATAGAatcttcttctattttttaaaacttttgtatctTCATCTGAATTTAAATCTGATAATTTTTCggctaattttaatttctcttttgctttaataaaagtatctgaaaaagataacaattaaaaatattacttttaaaattgtaaataaagatTTCCGCAACAAAAGTTTAACTTACCTGTActtgtaaatattcttttaacagatattattgttgaattattattattaaaatctttcattttttcaacTGCTTTATCATATTCTTTCTGATTTGTTACATTTGGCCGATATATTGcggattttttttacaagtaaaCCAATTGTTAGGTACAATTTGAAGACCATCTTCAAATTCGACAATGTAATacttattattcattttgattgttgcctgtattttaagtatctaaaaatagtgaagaaatttataacatttaatataaattacgaaTAATATTGCCAATTGTAAATGTATTACCCTGTACCACAGTGTCTGGTAATAATCACTCCAATGATGAAAGATAgattattttgacaaatttagagacaatttttcttcatggaaaatgtcataaaagattattttttcaaacttctAGTTTTTATCATTACATAACTTTGTATCTAAGccttaaattcaaattttattaaagtaaatttcacttaaaattaactaaagaaTATAATGATGTTACTTTTTTAACTTCACAAAGTttagtttacaaaaaaaatattttttaaattacttataacttgaaaattattgatgtGTAAGGGAAATTGGTGAAAGGTTTcccaattaatataaaataaaataataatgtcagGATAGATATATTAACACACGATAGTATATGTACAACTTGATTATCGATCTATTCCGTGGTAAACGACTTTCTGCTCTTCTCTGGCGATTCACGCGAGCtgctctcgctcgctcgtctTGCCGGCCAACGGCCGCCGATGCCCGAACACGTCTTGACGTCGTGTTTTGGTCGATCGCTATTGTCTCGATCATCGCCACGAAAACACAACTCTCCTATACTTATTAGATTATGTTCTAACACTATATTCCTACATTATATTCCTACAgatgtattattgataaacattttcaattaaaaaaatcatctttAAATCAACCCTTAATCATTAGgcaattatcattttattaaaaacattatttttttattttccttataAACACGCTTGAGAACGACTGCACTTTGCTCTCGTCGTTTTTTCTCCTTTATAATTTTGCCTTTATTATGTCCGGATGCTTCCCCGAGCCTTGTGTTTTCctaattgtttatttctttgtcgAAACGCCTCTCTTTCTCAACTTatcacaattaatatattacatgtaataTCCCTACAATATATGTAccaagtaatattataatgcaatagcatatacatatacatactaagtaatattaatataatatcatatacaacacatatttatgtacatttaatataaattatcatttattaattattcaatatgcaATAATGGTACAACGACAAATGTATCGTTTAAGTGTGggattattaacattttcttgttGATATCCGATATGGGCCATGTACATAATTCAGACaaattactaactatataaatttgaagtaATGATGATAAGCATGGAATATGAAACAAATCTTtcttaatcataaattttttgccgATAGCAACTAAGCATTTTCTTGTGTtacaatatgcaatattttcaatttttatgatacttttatctttcataaaaCAACAATTATTAGCATTGTCATCCACTTTTATTGTATACTGTGAAATactgataattttatactgtGGATTTATGCAGTCGTGAATAAGTGGAccattataatgtttattgcGTAATTGTATATCAGAACTTTTTTCGTGtgccaaaattttattacatgtagcattatttttttccatgtatCTTCTATGTAATTGTTGTAATGGTTTATCAGCTTtgcgaatttctttttttttattttttgtaaaaaattctcatatttGAAAGCACTAAATGAATCTAAAGTGCCATGTATTCGAACATCATCGCATAAATGAATCAAACCATGAACATTATGAGAAACATTGTATTCtccatacaaaattttaaaactattaacataatgaattaataattcttcagcataattcaaataatccTCACATAAACTTTTACAGCATAAAATTCTAATAGCTACATGAAGTGTTAAAAAGTAATGATATAAATCGTTTGGAAGTATTCCTTGAAAAACAACAGGgcctgtatataataaaatttgcctATATTCAGTTGCTTTCCATTGTTTCAAAAAATCCAAAGATCTTGGTTTTCTACAAAATTCAACTGGTATAGTCCGTTTAAGAGTTTCTAAATTGTTTGATATTGTTTGACATTTGTGATGTTGTAAACGAATTTCTAAGTCACCAGCTGTCCACATATATAAGCATTTTCTCATAATTCCAAGGCAAAGTAAATGCATGTAATCTAAAGgaatattttccataaaatctAATCCTGGTATCTGTTTTAAATTAGTAGAGCCTAAATGAAAATTCTCATCTGTTTCATTTAAGAAATCCTCATTTGTTCTTTTTGTAGCATGAATATCTGCAAAACAAATACGTCTGTTTCTATATTCACCTTCAATTCTACATTTTGTGCAACTAAAGTAACCATTGTGaccttttatatttaatataaaagattttgcaGGAGCATcgcataaaatttgtttaattttaatattgttaaatttctCACACAGAAaaattccattatttattaagtctgatatttcttcaataaaattttgtaaaaatttattacagtttGTTGGTTTCTTAGAGCCATAATATGCAccaattataaaaacttttttatatggTAAAACACATCCTAAGATTGGCCATAATGATGATGTTGAAGATTTTGATAGAGGTAACCCATCGATATTAATTCCCAAATCtatagtatttatattattaaatctatgATAAtagtttctaaaatatatctctAATGCAATACGAGCTCCAAAATGAGAATATAAACCAGGTAAAACAGTTTTGATATCGGTGTTTTTTGGCGTACTCAATAAAGTTCTAGGATCAACTGGTAAATTAGAAAAGCATTCATGACTacgaagaattttaataagttcCCTTAATGCTACATGATTAACATTGTTAATTACAGCCCAGTCacgtaataaagatttaaaatttttctttttttctacattttcaatatttaaattaattaaatgatctacatcatttcttattttatttgattcattGGAGTTATTTGATTCATTTGAgtcatttaattcatttaattcatgcagtgatgcgatatttcccacagcggtcccggctccgctgcctcacacaaccttacagaagcgctacgtcacgtatccgtgtgagctcggccgttcaaccaatggaagagagcgaacgtctcccttccaccgagccgacacaacagacgataaatgcatgctacttgcatgttaaaaacaagcgtttctgattcagaaaagaaattctgaggcgagtggctggaatattagagatcacctgttcgagacctgcttcgtgcaacttttttttcttttttccacatttgtttctaacatagtaaattattagataatatttttttgcccaaaaaaataatattttctatttattattaatattcgcatatattaaactaacaattttagaaataatacagatctgctattgttaatagaaaaatgaagttattttacaatgttgcaacaaagtgctaatttaacatatgtgaatatttttaataaagataaaataatttcttttagccaaaaacattatctaataatttacttaaaataaatatcgaaaaaggaaaaaaagttacaaaatcacagttttcaaacacgagatttttaatattcttgccattcgccttactcgtttagccatgcttgttattttacatttatcaacatgagagattacacgcctgcaaagcttttaattatttattttaaactactgcatattagcaagattacagtaactacat
This DNA window, taken from Linepithema humile isolate Giens D197 chromosome 7, Lhum_UNIL_v1.0, whole genome shotgun sequence, encodes the following:
- the LOC137001174 gene encoding uncharacterized protein → MKDFNNNNSTIISVKRIFTSTDTFIKAKEKLKLAEKLSDLNSDEDTKVLKNRRRFYAAKVFSSSSSEEEIQNPMKKRKIDTYPQVLQISKNSKLRHENKNKENFSSAQENEMQHMSSQYSNFSSDNYPKASQVLKNSTIRHQVLENKENFSSEEEDKMLMSSQNSNFSSENNEINVMSQFPIESEDALNQLEEALIDNNYRNNLINKLSTIGGKNLKQLILNIIKRIFTIIIAKEYSWYRKKNNKSFSDLKLCSVVISKYICTYIYPHIQTHKHTLKHIDIYTNKPIHNAYTIYIIHILDLVIKL